One Dioscorea cayenensis subsp. rotundata cultivar TDr96_F1 chromosome 19, TDr96_F1_v2_PseudoChromosome.rev07_lg8_w22 25.fasta, whole genome shotgun sequence genomic window, gttattttttttaaccaaaacatatttaataGGGCTAATGCTACAGGATTATAaagattttagaaaaaattaaaatatgttccAAACTTGACAAgagctaagaaaaaaaattcaaaatagagacatgacaaaaaaattggaaattaaaatttgagatCCTCTTTATAAAAGCATGATTTTATtctttaacaaaaaatttaaaatctataaataaactaatataacgCATTATGATATTAAGTTATCTAATTTGAAGAACTacttaaatggaaaaaaaaaatatcgaaATTCAGTGACCCGAATCATGATAAAGAAGTGTTGGCTGTTGTTCCTTAGGCACTTGACTATTAACCCAAGAAAAATGGATGTAATTCcagaatatataattaatataaaaatgggGTGGTATTTACTTACTATAGCCAGGATAAGGAGACAACCTTAACTAATGGTGGAGGTAACTaatgttgatttatttaatgtGGACGGATAACTACAATTCCTTTACTTGTACTCATGATTTATGCAGCTGCCAGCGAGTCACACatcaaaactcaaaagaaatATATCCTATATATTGCAATTATAGATTTAGTTGATAAATAagaccaaaagaaaaaagaaataacaattgAATGCAATAATTGGGCACCTTTGACGAGAGGTATACAAATGACACCAAAACAAAGCAAGCagagaacataaaaaaaaaataaagaaaaaaattgacaacAGTAGTAAGTTGAAGACAAAACTCAAGAACTAAtggaatatacatatatgaatgtAATACCACAAATTCAAAAGAATACAAGCCATAAATATCAATCAGTATCAAACACCCACAAACACAAAGGACTAAAAACCATGATACGCCATCTCcatcaaatgaaaaattaaggtaatagaaaacatatacaattgataataatatatgatttgAAAATTGTACTATTATTAATTACGACTCCAATCCCATACATTGAAATGCTTGTTTTCTGTCATGCATGACTATTGATGACTAGCATGTATATATACTTGCATTACTTATGAGTCAAATTAATGCTAAGACAGGATGAAACCATCTTACTTGCTGAAGTGAAAACTACACATGAAGATGGACCACAATCAATTCTAGTTGAAGACAATGTATTTGAAGTAGAAGCAGAGGTTGTGGAGGGGACCAAACTTACCGAagagcttgttgttgttgttgttgcagaAGTAGATGAATTAAAGATTGAAGTTGTGAAGGAGATCAAACCCACAGAAGAACCAGTGGCTGTAACTGCACAAGTAGCATAACAAGACTTTCAGTAATTTATATAGAAAACTAGATACTAGAACCATATGCCCAGTAGATTAGAATAACAGAATTGTAAATGGAGGCAGTGCAGGAGAAGGAAGGATATCTTGACAGGAAAAAGTGGATCttttaaatccaaaattttttttgaatgagaTATGATATAATGAACTGACTAATAACATGAAAAAGCAAATGCATGGTACTATGTGTTAGAGATCACGACCCCAGTGAACTATCTTCAATGGCTGCAGCTGCAAGAGAAGAGGACAAGAACCAGAGAGAAAAGCACAAAGGAGGAGATAGTTAACTACACAAGAGAAAGGGATACTTGACTAAGTTGATAGCCAATCCAGTGCTGGTCTTCTCCACTaccattatatattaaaaagtaaacACAAGAGAGAGTTAAACACTTAACTAGCTTCTCATTGGTCAGCATAACCCACTAACTTATCTCTAATTGGTTCAAAACCTTACACTGGATACTATATAATATTGCTAATAAAGCATACTCCTTTCTTAGTCAAAAGTCTGAGCATCAGTCAAGCTCTCCATCCTTCACACCATGCTTGGTGAGCTTCATCCATGCTTCCGCAGAGAGGTCCACCATTCTTCTAGGATGGAGCATCCAGCTACTCAACACCATGCTTCGATCACATCAGCAGCTTAGCATCAACactcccccttgattgaagcatCTTCACTCCTAATTCAGCTCTCATTTTCTGGTGCTTCTCAGTTGGCAACGGTTTGGTGAACACATCAGCTAACTGATTACTGGTGTTACAATGCTTCAAAGTAATCGAACCATCAGTTATAAGACCTCGAATGAAGTGAAACCTCACATCTATATGTTTGGTTCTTCCATGATAAGCTGGGTTCTTTGCAACAGCTATGGTCGATTGATTATCACACCAAAGCACTGATGAGTCTTCACATTTCATTCCACACTCACACAAAATTCTTCTCAGCCATACAAGTTGACATGCAGCCGAAGTAGCAGCTATGTATTCAGCTTCAGTTGTTGATAAAGCAaccacctccttcttctttgaGGACCAACTGACAGAACATCTTCCAATTCGACAAACCATGCCTGATGTACTCTTCCTGTCACTCAGCGATCCTCCCCAATTAGAATCTGTGAATCCTTCCAAGCATCTATCTCTACAACTGGgataaaacaaaccaaaatttgCAGTCCCTGCAAGATATATCACAACTCTCTTTGCTGCATTGAGGTGTTCAACCATTGGTTTACTCATGAATCTTGAAAGAAAGTTTACAGCATAGCATACATCAGGCCTTGTGTGTACGATGTATAACAACTTCCCAATGAGTCTCCTGTATAATGTAACATCTATTAATTCTTCACTGTCTTCAAGTAAGAACTTCTCATTAACCGCCATTGGTGTCTCTACAGGCCTGCTGTATTTCAAATTCATCAGTAATACAAGCTCCTCAATATATCTTTTCTGTGAAATAGAAATTCCCTCACTACTTTGATGAATTTCCAAaccaagaaaatatttaatttctccCAGATCAGACATATCAAATGtcctcatcatctccatcttGAATTGCTCGATTAGGACTTGAGAACCACTGGTATACaccatgtcatccacatagagACTGATTAGAATGAAATTTCCATTTTCATCCTCCTTTTTGTACAAAGTATGTTCTGTTTCATTCCTTTTATATCCATGGTGCCTAAAATGAGCATCGATCTTGCTGTACCACGCTCTCGGTGACTGCTTGAGCCCATACAAAGCTTTCCTCAGTCTGTATACCAAATGTTCTTGCCCACTGACCTCATAACCTTCAGGTTGAACTACATATACCTCTTCAGAGATCTCCCCGTTTAGAAAGGCTGATCTCACATCAAAATGATACACTACCTGACGAGTTTGAGCAGCAATTGCAAGAAGAATCCTCACTGTTTCAAGTCGAGCTACCGGAGAGAAAACTTCATCATAATCCAAACCGAATTCTTGCACATATCCTTTGGCTACCACCCTTGCTTTATATCTTTGTATCTCACCATCTACTCCCAGTTTTGTCTTGTACACCCACTTAAGACCCACGGGCTTCTTCCCAGGTGGTAATTCAGTTAACTCCCAAGTATTGTTGGTTTTGATTGACGCTAGCTCAACATCCATTGCTTCCCGCCATTCCTTATGCTTCACTGCCTCTTTGTACACATGTGGATCACCTACATGTAGAGCATAAGAGTAGGAGTTATATACCTTGGCTAGTGTTCTTGTTCTCCTTGGTGGTGAATCTTCACTGGTCACCTCCAATGAACTTGTGTCATGAACTTCAATACTTGAGCTGATTTTACTACCACTGTGATTCTTCTCATCATGTACACTGGGATTCAGCTCACCCAATGTGATCACTGCTCCACTTGCACTAGCTTCCCAATCCCACCTTGAGTTTTCGTGGAATATCACATCTCTACTCACAATAATTTTGGAAGCTATGGGATCAAACACTCTGTATGCCTTGGATTCAGAACAGTAACCCACTAAGATGCACTTTACTGACTTCTCCTCTAACTTAGTAAGCTTCTGTGATGGAGTTAATGCAAACACAATACTTCCAAACACTCTAAAATGGCTCACATCTGGTCTCTTCCCGTGCCACAACTCATATGGTGTCTTGCCATTCAAAACAATTGTTGGAGACCTATTAATCAGATAAACTGCTATTGCCGTTGCCTCAGCCCAGAAAGCAGTTGGAAGTCCGCCATCCCTGAGCAAACACCGGGCCATCTCAACAACAGTCCTGTTCTTGCGCTCCACCACTCCATTCTGTTGAGGTGAGTACGGAGCCGAGAACTCTCTTCTGATTCCCAACTCCCCGCAGTATTCTTTGAATGCATGAGAGGTAAATTCTCCTCCACGGTCGCTTCTCACTACCTTTAACTTTCTGCCTATTTCCCTCTCCACCATCATATGAAACCGTTTGAAATGATCAAAGGCTTCACCTTTGCTGGTTAGAAAGTAAACCCAACACTTCCTACTAAAATcatcaacaagtaagaaaaaatacatattaCCTCCCAATGACGACACACTCATTGGTCCATATAGGTCCATATGCACTAGCTCTAGACAGCACGAACTTCTTTTGGACCTTGTGACTGGGAATTGACCTCTTGCTTGCTTACATAGTGCACACTCTTCACATTGTGACACATTGTAGAGCTTAGGCAACCCACACACATCTCCTTTTCTTGCAAGTATCTCCAGACTTTTATAATTCAAATGGCCGAACCTTCGATGCCATAATTCAGACACAGGATGCTCACCAACTGCTAAATTCAGCTTTTCCATCTTTGAGAGGTTCACAGGGAACATGTTGTTGCTCATCCTGGGTATCTCAAACATCAATTCCCCGGTGTAATCGTCAGTGATGATACACTTGTCTTTATAAAACTTGACTGAGTATCCTTTGATGAGTAACTGTCCCACGCTAAGCAAATTGTGAGCTAACCCGGAGACCAATTGCACTCCTTGAAGTTGCTTAACTTCTCCATTCCTCATACTGATAGCTACTGTGCCAACTCCGAGTACATTCATCTCCCTATCATCTCCGAGACGAACAGTAATCTTTTGTGACTCATCCAAGTTAGTAAACAGACTCCTCTCGCCCGTCATGTGATTTGAACATCCAGAGTCCACCAACCAGACTGAGCTCGAGGTCACAGCTACTTCACTACTCACAATGAAAACATTGCTGGTGTCTCGTTCCTCCACAACCAAAGATGATCCCTTCTCTGGAGGTTTGCTTCTCTCACGGCACTCAGCCTTTATATGGCCATATTTTTTACAGTGAAAACACTGTATATTAGCTTTAGAGTCACTCCCTTGGCTCCTGGACATCCTGCCTCTTCCTCTCCCTCTGAAGAAGCCTCTTCCTCGTCCCCGGCCTGAGTTCGACCCAGTTGGTGCAGCTGTGCTTCCTTTCTCCTTGAAGTGAGATGACGAACTATCACCCTTCGCAAACAGTGCCTTCTCTGTGACTCTCCCTGCAGATCTATTAACCCTGAACTCATGTGCTTGGAGAGACCCGCAGAGCTCGTCGATGGTGAGTGTTGACAGGTCTCTGGATTCCTCCATTGCGACAGCCACGAAGTCGAACTTTGGTGCCAGACTTCGCAGGACCTTGGACACTACCTCTACCTCCCAGAGTTTGTGTCTGAGACCTCTCACTTGGTTCACTATCGCGATAACCCGAGCCCAATAACTCTGAACACTTTCACCATCCCCCATCTGCAAGGTCTCGAAGCTCTGCCGAAGCGCTTGCTTCCTCACGGCCACCATCGTTGATGAACCCTGTGATTGCTTCTTGATTATCTCCCATGCATCGTGAGCCGTCTCTGCCTCTGCTATTCTGTCAAGAACCAGCCCATCTACTGCTTGTTGTATGAGACATCTGGCCTTCGCATCCTTCTTCTTGCTCTCCTTTGCCTTTGCTTCATCCTCTTCCTTCGGCATTCCCTGCTCAACCAACTCCCAGAGGTCTTGAGACTGGAAAACCGTCTTCATTCTCAAACTCCATCTCCCATACTCCTCGCCTTTGAAGACCGGGACACAATGTTGTGTGAGACTCACTGGTGTTTCGCTCGCCATGATCACCcgtagctctgataccagaaTGTTAGAGATCACGACCCCAGTGAACTATCTTCAATGGCTGCAGCTGCAAGAGAAGAGGACAAGAACCAGAGAGAAAAGCACAAAGGAGGAGATAGTTAACTACACAAGAGAAAGGGATACTTGACTAAGTTGATAGCCAATCCAGTGCTGGTCTTCTCCACTaccattatatattaaaaagtaaacACAAGAGAGAGTTAAACACTTAACTAGCTTCTCATTGGTCAGCATAACCCACTAACTTATCTCTAATTGGTTCAAAACCTTACACTGGATACTATATAATATTGCTAATAAAGCATACTCCTTTCTTAGTCAAAAGTCTGAGCATCAGTCAAGCTCTCCATCCTTCACACCATGCTTGGTGAGCTTCATCCATGCTTCCGCAGAGAGGTCCACCATTCTTCTAGGATGGAGCATCCAGCTACTCAACACCATGCTTCGATCACATCAGCAGCTTAGCATCAACACTATGAATATTGACAaagtttgaaaagaaaattgcaaTACCTATCCAATGCTTCTGCTTTTCTCTTTATATTAGCTGAAAGAAGTACAGGAGCAACAAATTTAGGCAACGCATCCTGCTGCTGCTTTTTCTCTCTCAGCCATGCTTCTGCCTTAGAACACTCATTAATAACCTGCAAATTGATACACATGAACACAATGAAATAGGAACATGAGCATGATAAGTTTAACAATTCTATACTGTATGTATCATTCTTGTGTttgataaaaatctaaaattgacAGTGTGTGTGCAAGCATAGAATACTCAAAATTTGCGCCACTTATTACCTTGTGCTTTTCAGCAATTTCAAAGTGGTCAAATTTTGGATCTTTAGATAGAGTTGCCTCTCTGTAACTGTTGGAACAGTAAGCAAGTTGCTCAATAGTAGGCCCTCTCTCAGTATACTCCTTGTAACTCTCTTCCATAGGATTACCTTGATGTGCAAGAAACAGTGTTGAAATATCAACTGAGAAAACAATGGCCATTCTTTCAATAGTAatctttgttttcatcttcAATTCCTACAAGCGTAGCACAACAAGttaaataaattcaagaaaaaatagaaacaaaatgaaaaatgacgccctagaaaaagaaaaggaaagcaCAATCCACTGCATCGATTGAGAAACAACAAAGATCAACCTCATGAATCATAGCGTGAGATGGATTAGAATTACGGATTCGAAGGAATAGTACCGATCGAGAGGGCTCAAGGAACTTTGGGGCCAGCGCGCGCGAGTGGAACTGGGAAAGCTCCGTGAGATGGAGCGAAGGTTGTAGGAGAGCTTGAGAAGGAAATGACGGCAAACCTAGAATGGGGATGGATCTGGGGCGAGAGGTGGAGGAGGAAAGATGAGATTGGGAAGAAGGATGAAGACGGCTTGCGAGTAAGAGAGGCAAAGTGGATGAGATTGGGATGCTTTGCCCACTAATATTGCCTCAAGATTAGaactctctcatatttaattactCTTGATCCATTCAATTAGATGTTAAACAGagttaacattaaaaaaaggctTAGGTCTCACCAGAATAAGAGCATCCAAACAAGAAGTAAAGAGTGGCCAAATAAGAAATTAAACCCAGTAGATAAGAAAAGCAACTTGTAAGGATTTACCACATGAACTTTGAGCGAAATCTGATATTGTTTCACCATCTAATAGTCttgtcaaaattaaaaaaagccatatctatttttctttttgtttttcttttggtgtGCTCCAGTAGTcacttttttcccctttttttagaCCATCAAATGGTTCCTACATTATCTATATAGTTTCATTTTCCAAAGCCTTTCTAGTTAACAAAATGATTTGGAACCTAGCTGATAGGGACACAAGAGTAGGTGTTGATCAAGTAGTAATAGCTTGCACAGAGGCAAGGTATCAATCCACAGGGAAGAAcaagagtactagtactagCCCTAATTCCGAAAACTAGCCTGAAAAAAAGCTATGAAGTGTGTGACTAGattgagaagaaagaaaacaaaaaacaagaatacaaaaataaaatccatcGAGAAACAAAGGGAGAAAGGGATGCCTGGGCATAGTATCCCTGTAGGATTTGTTAAGTTCAGGAAAAAGGTTGTATAAGtatacaatcctatttgaacagaGAGGAatcctaaattatactaaattCCTCTTGCAAGGGTGAATAGTAATTGATTCAGTACAGTGCTGATACAGACACCCCAAAATCCCATTGcactatgaaatctcaatgtgaattaacaaaaatttctgaagtagataatccttcttgtgaagagattatccctaatcttatacagaatagaaatatgatttctcttaaaatctgTCCCCTACAATTGTAAAGAGCATGAAAATCACTTGCTAATTCACTAGGGAAGTTTtagggaggagaactctcgactccaaagtaccccattgctaggcttacttACAACCTTCTCCAATTACGGCATGTCTATGTTAGGTGGGcatttctactcgtcacaaacATCATACATGAGAACTAGGGCTTTAACCTCGTTAGTAATTGAGCCATACAAAACAtgcaattggattcaaataatatggattgcaaTAAAGAAACATCTAAAGCATTAAGATCcataaccaatgtcaaaatagaataaaaccttggagttcaactatgcctaaacatctacaaaaattagctctccattaatggaaagcaaacatccaaacaacaagacacaatgagaatcaataaaaatataaaaaccccTTCTCAATTGTGCCAAGAGATGATTGCCGAAGAACGCCTAAAGACCTTCCTAAACACCGCCAAGCTAATCTTGACGGATACAATCTTTCTTCTCTCCAATAGATGGGATGAATCTCCCTTTTGAATCACCTCCAAAGCCTTGGAAATCCACCCCTTTTCTTCCCCTCGGCCTCACCTTCCTTGTcagaaatatttatattgtgCCTCTTACGGGCTGCTTACGAGCACAAAGATGCGGCCATAAGGAGTTGGGGATGATAAATCGAGAGCCTTACAGGATCACCTATGGCCATAATTCCCGTCCATTAGGTCTTCTGTATGATGTTATGGTCCAGCTTATGGTAGTAAGCGTTAAATAGTAAGTTTCTCTATGCACCCCTTGCTACCGCCCTTATAGGCATGTGCTCTGCTCACAAGTACCTCTGGATAATCCTTACAGTTCGGCTTATAGGCGTAAGCCCTACTTGTAAATTCCTCTGAATGTCTTTATGCTTCtttttatgggcataagcatgctcgTAAGGTT contains:
- the LOC120283854 gene encoding heat shock 70 kDa protein 15-like gives rise to the protein MKTKITIERMAIVFSVDISTLFLAHQGNPMEESYKEYTERGPTIEQLAYCSNSYREATLSKDPKFDHFEIAEKHKVINECSKAEAWLREKKQQQDALPKFVAPVLLSANIKRKAEALDSYSHWFFCGFDLLHNFNL